Within the Fischerella sp. PCC 9605 genome, the region TCGTGGCTGAAGGTGTTTGGCTATGGCCTGTTTTACCGTCCATCCTGTAATTACTGCTGTCTGTCCTGAACCGTAGATGAGTTGGTTGGGCTTATACAGCGCCGTGTACTGAAATTGGGTCACTTTACCCACTGCTGTTATTGCTTGACTTAAAGTCAAAAAAAATTACCAAATTATAATCACACCACAACCAGTAACGTTTACGCAAGGTCTGCTAAGGAGCTTAACAAGGTAAATGATGTTAAATCCTGGCAATTATTGGAGAAATGGTCTTTATTGGTCAAGCGTATACAAATTTAGACCTAGATAAATGCGATCGCCCTTATTACACATCTTATTTGCTTTACAAAATTTAACTTTATCGTTACAATTATTTACATAGATGCAATTATCTCATTCATTAGGAAATATCCATGCGTACAAACGGTGCAATTGTTGACGATCAGGGCAAGATGAACAATTTTGCGATCGAGCCAAGGGTTTATGTAGATGAGCAAGGCGATCGCACTGGCTTTACTCCCTACGCCGAATTGCTCAATGGTCGTTTAGCAATGATAGGCTTTGTGTCTTTGATTGCATTAGAAGTATTTACTGGACACGGCATTTTTGGTCTTTTTGGAAACCTGTAAAAATTGAGCTTTAACATCACTGACGGCTGTTTTAGTAGATGTAGAGACGCAAAAATGTTGCATCTCTACATTTTTTATTTTCAATCTCAACATCTATTGAAATGTTTGGTCTTTTCTACTGCAAGTCGTGTGGTAGGGGCAATTCATGAATTGCTCCTACCCGTGACCCGTGTACCTCATTCAAACGAAAAGCACTAGAAATCTATAAAAGCTATCCGTTTGAGGGAGTATTTCTTTAAACTCAATAGATATAGTGATAGTGTTTTCTTGTGGATGAGAGGGTAGCAAAGCTAATCATGAGCAAAACGCCCAAAATTGACCGTCAAAGGGAGCATCAGGCGAATGAGCGTACATTTTTGGCTTGGTTAAGAACTTCAATAGCATTAATTGGTTTTGGTTTTGCTATTGCTCGGTTTGGTTTGTTTATGCGCCAGTTAAGTTTTACCCTAACGCAACAGGAAATGCCGCCACATCCTTTTTTTAACTCGGAAACTTTAGGTGTTAGTTTAGTAATTTTTGGTATTGTTACTATCGTTTTTGCAGCCTGGCGATATAACCAAGTTTTCTGGCAAATTGAAAGTGGCGATTATCAACCTATTCGGTGGACGGTTTGGATTATAGCTGGAATAGTAGTGGTATTTGGATTTTTCAGTCTACCTTTGCTGATTATGCGAAATAAAGTA harbors:
- a CDS encoding YidH family protein, translated to MSKTPKIDRQREHQANERTFLAWLRTSIALIGFGFAIARFGLFMRQLSFTLTQQEMPPHPFFNSETLGVSLVIFGIVTIVFAAWRYNQVFWQIESGDYQPIRWTVWIIAGIVVVFGFFSLPLLIMRNKVSPPQRGLNQPLSRNSR
- a CDS encoding chlorophyll a/b-binding protein, whose amino-acid sequence is MRTNGAIVDDQGKMNNFAIEPRVYVDEQGDRTGFTPYAELLNGRLAMIGFVSLIALEVFTGHGIFGLFGNL